From a single Oikeobacillus pervagus genomic region:
- a CDS encoding helix-hairpin-helix domain-containing protein, producing the protein MKTFIEKYKMILGGGCLIFGFILFQYFQSTNIEGTNIQETSLSLEEPSMPPSPGREEQEEKNVPKLVMVDVKGAVVKPGMYQGSRDERVYDIIQKAGGFVEDADESKVNFAQKLQDEMIVYVPKVGEEIQGISSPATTTSPSMNGNSEQALININTATSDELQKLPGIGETRAQTIIEYRETNGPFQKIEDLKNISGIGEKTFEKLQDQISI; encoded by the coding sequence ATGAAAACATTTATTGAAAAATATAAAATGATTTTAGGGGGTGGTTGCCTCATTTTTGGTTTTATCCTCTTTCAATATTTCCAAAGCACAAACATCGAGGGTACTAATATACAAGAAACTAGCCTTTCCTTAGAGGAACCTTCCATGCCTCCATCACCGGGAAGAGAAGAACAAGAAGAAAAAAATGTTCCGAAACTGGTGATGGTGGATGTGAAAGGGGCTGTAGTAAAACCTGGTATGTACCAAGGGAGTCGTGATGAAAGGGTCTATGATATTATACAAAAGGCTGGGGGATTTGTAGAAGATGCGGATGAATCGAAAGTTAATTTTGCACAGAAATTACAAGACGAAATGATTGTGTATGTGCCAAAAGTTGGGGAAGAGATTCAAGGTATATCTAGCCCGGCTACGACAACCTCTCCAAGTATGAATGGTAATAGCGAGCAAGCTTTAATCAATATTAACACAGCAACTTCAGATGAATTGCAAAAGCTTCCTGGAATTGGTGAAACTCGAGCTCAAACGATTATTGAATATCGGGAAACAAACGGGCCATTTCAAAAAATTGAGGATCTGAAAAATATTTCAGGAATAGGGGAAAAAACTTTTGAGAAACTGCAAGATCAAATAAGTATTTGA
- a CDS encoding ComE operon protein 2, translating into MNRISWNQYFMAQSHLLALRSTCTRLTVGATIVRDKRIIAGGYNGSIAGDVHCVDEGCYVIDNHCVRTIHAEMNALLQCAKFGVPTEGAEIYVTHFPCLQCTKALIQAGIKTVYYAKDYKNNPYAVDLFEKAGVKVEKVPLELPLNELLLSES; encoded by the coding sequence GTGAATAGAATTTCTTGGAATCAGTATTTTATGGCTCAAAGTCATTTACTTGCATTAAGAAGCACATGTACTAGATTAACAGTTGGAGCAACTATTGTAAGGGATAAACGAATAATCGCAGGGGGATATAACGGATCTATTGCCGGAGATGTTCATTGTGTGGATGAAGGGTGCTATGTAATTGATAATCATTGTGTTCGCACGATTCATGCGGAGATGAATGCCTTGTTACAATGTGCAAAATTCGGGGTCCCGACTGAAGGTGCTGAAATCTATGTCACCCATTTCCCGTGTTTACAATGCACGAAAGCACTCATACAAGCGGGGATTAAAACGGTGTACTACGCGAAAGACTATAAAAATAATCCTTACGCCGTCGATCTGTTTGAAAAAGCAGGGGTGAAAGTAGAAAAAGTCCCACTAGAGTTACCATTGAATGAACTACTATTGTCGGAGTCATAA
- a CDS encoding DNA internalization-related competence protein ComEC/Rec2 has translation MKGKIVYFAVFALYGYVWALPSNRGVLLVFSFLILYLLFKLPKPFLSLSILIFFLFYFYGNYKESQQISLYSGEESRFQLTISPDMTVDGDLLKATVKTDRQEKLKLYYRIPSEQNKEQIEKFLPHNRSCLIQGTLKKPNGIRNENGFQFEKFLNQQQIFWILEPQFISLSSCKPAPRSILSTLFEWRHSMTEIIKEDYPDELKGIAAALLFGDRSLAEDELLTAYQRLGIIHLLAISGLHVGLISGALFYILIRMGITKEYANIILLIFLPIYAIVAGGSPPVIRATLMTIVVLLSLQRPEKWTPLDALSCSLLIVLILQPYLIYHVGFQLSYAVSFSLILSSTRIIPIFQTLFSKMFAITVISQTASIPIMLFHFFEISFLSLITNLFFVPFYAFIVLPFILGTFLLQFFLPGIMSLLPVFMVIVQPIHEVAIRLSQWKYATIITGIPNDLLLALYIMATICAFIIWEKKRGLIYGSFVVVLTIVFHLFLPFCHPQGEVNFIDIGQGDSILVRLPYSKGTYLIDTGGVLPFKKEHWKERQQSFSIGEDVLIPYFKSKGITQIDKLILTHSDYDHIGASIEIMEHLKIKEIIISPGSEAKAVMKNIIHQAQRREIPVQYGIAGQSWTVQGAFFSFLHPADTRYEGNDDSLVLYMELGGKTWLLTGDLEKEGEEDLVKRYHVNVDILKVGHHGSRTSTTEPFLDMLSPSYAIISVGKGNRYGHPHREVMESLKKRRVKMLRTDEHGEISYKFYGQKGTFFIQSP, from the coding sequence ATGAAAGGAAAAATCGTTTATTTTGCTGTTTTTGCTCTTTATGGGTATGTATGGGCACTTCCAAGTAATAGGGGTGTCCTGCTTGTTTTCTCTTTTCTCATTCTTTATCTGCTCTTCAAACTACCCAAACCATTTCTTTCTCTTTCCATCCTCATTTTTTTCCTGTTTTATTTTTACGGAAATTATAAAGAATCCCAACAAATTTCCCTTTATTCTGGGGAGGAATCAAGATTTCAACTTACGATTTCACCTGATATGACAGTAGATGGTGATTTATTAAAAGCAACAGTAAAAACAGATCGGCAGGAAAAGTTGAAACTATATTATCGAATCCCATCCGAACAAAATAAGGAACAAATAGAAAAATTCCTTCCACATAACCGATCCTGTCTTATCCAAGGTACACTTAAAAAGCCAAATGGGATCAGAAATGAAAATGGATTTCAGTTTGAGAAATTTCTAAACCAGCAGCAAATTTTTTGGATCCTTGAACCTCAATTTATTTCCCTATCTTCCTGCAAGCCTGCCCCTCGAAGCATTCTCTCAACATTATTTGAATGGAGACATTCTATGACCGAGATCATTAAGGAAGACTATCCTGATGAATTAAAGGGGATTGCGGCGGCCTTGCTATTTGGGGATCGCTCTTTAGCTGAAGATGAGTTATTGACAGCTTACCAACGACTAGGAATTATTCATTTACTAGCGATTTCAGGATTGCATGTCGGACTGATTTCAGGGGCATTGTTTTATATTCTAATTAGAATGGGAATCACAAAAGAATATGCAAACATCATCCTCCTCATTTTTCTTCCGATTTATGCGATTGTAGCTGGGGGATCTCCACCAGTTATTCGTGCAACATTGATGACGATCGTTGTCCTACTCTCGTTGCAAAGGCCAGAGAAATGGACACCATTGGATGCTCTTAGCTGTAGTTTGCTGATTGTTTTGATCCTACAGCCTTATTTAATCTATCATGTTGGTTTTCAACTTTCTTATGCGGTTAGTTTCTCTTTAATCCTATCTTCCACCCGAATCATTCCAATATTTCAAACCCTTTTTAGTAAAATGTTTGCCATCACCGTTATCTCCCAAACCGCGAGTATCCCGATCATGCTCTTTCATTTTTTTGAAATCTCCTTTTTATCCCTTATTACAAATTTGTTTTTCGTGCCGTTTTATGCGTTTATTGTTCTTCCTTTCATACTAGGGACGTTTTTACTCCAATTTTTTCTTCCAGGTATAATGTCTTTGCTCCCTGTTTTTATGGTCATTGTTCAACCTATTCATGAAGTGGCCATTCGATTATCCCAATGGAAATATGCCACGATCATCACAGGAATACCAAATGATCTATTACTCGCTCTTTATATTATGGCAACCATCTGTGCTTTTATTATATGGGAGAAGAAGAGAGGTCTGATCTACGGTAGCTTCGTGGTGGTCTTGACCATCGTTTTTCATTTATTTCTTCCATTTTGCCATCCACAAGGCGAGGTCAACTTTATTGATATTGGGCAAGGGGACTCGATATTGGTTCGTCTACCATATTCTAAAGGGACCTATTTAATTGACACGGGAGGAGTGTTGCCATTTAAAAAAGAGCATTGGAAGGAACGACAGCAATCGTTTTCGATTGGTGAGGATGTTTTGATTCCTTATTTTAAAAGTAAGGGAATCACTCAAATTGATAAGCTTATTTTAACCCATAGTGATTATGATCATATTGGCGCCTCTATTGAAATAATGGAACATCTAAAAATAAAGGAAATCATCATTAGCCCAGGATCGGAAGCAAAAGCTGTAATGAAGAATATCATCCATCAAGCCCAAAGAAGAGAAATACCTGTACAATATGGAATCGCCGGTCAATCATGGACAGTTCAAGGGGCTTTCTTTTCTTTCCTCCATCCTGCTGATACTCGATATGAAGGAAATGATGATTCGCTCGTATTGTATATGGAGCTAGGAGGAAAAACCTGGTTATTAACGGGCGATTTGGAAAAAGAAGGGGAAGAAGACTTGGTGAAAAGATATCATGTGAATGTAGATATTTTAAAGGTCGGTCATCATGGGAGTCGGACGTCAACAACTGAACCATTTTTAGATATGCTTTCACCTTCCTACGCGATTATATCTGTTGGTAAAGGGAATCGATATGGACATCCACATCGTGAGGTAATGGAGTCATTAAAAAAAAGGAGGGTGAAAATGTTACGGACGGATGAACATGGCGAAATATCTTATAAATTTTACGGGCAAAAAGGAACGTTTTTCATACAAAGCCCATAG
- a CDS encoding YqzM family protein produces the protein MNEFEKNVQSKRNDAVDSAVGFIVSFGFFATLFIIATAIKLMG, from the coding sequence GTGAACGAATTTGAAAAAAACGTCCAATCAAAACGTAATGATGCAGTTGATTCAGCAGTTGGATTCATTGTTTCATTTGGTTTTTTTGCTACATTGTTTATTATTGCTACAGCTATCAAACTTATGGGATAA